A DNA window from Hymenobacter aquaticus contains the following coding sequences:
- a CDS encoding NADP-dependent malic enzyme yields the protein MLKINKQEALDYHSQNPAGKIEVVPTKPVSTQLDLALAYSPGVAEPCKAIALNKDDVYKYTAKGNLVGVISNGTAVLGLGNIGPDASKPVMEGKGVLFKKFAGLDCFDIEIDCTDPEEFVRIVKSLEPTFGGINLEDIKAPECFVIEKALREQMTIPLMHDDQHGTAIISSAALLNALEVVGKDIRDIKLVVSGAGAAAISCLRLYRELGLNVQNVTVFDKDGVINQHRTDLAELQMQFATSSTITTLAEAMEGADVFLGLSAANVLPPDLLLKMADNPIVFALANPDPEIVYELALATRPDIIMATGRSDHPNQVNNVLGFPYIFRGAMDVRATEINEAMKLAAVQALAELAKEPVPDMVNKAYGDNTLTFGRTYLIPKPLDPRLITTVSVAVAKAGIASGVARREITDWMAYEDELRSRLGVNQKLMNRITSAAKANPKRVVFAEGDNYKILKAAQIVYDEGIAVPILLGNRKKIDAIARANSLDLDGCQIIDILEEDAKRDEYAALLFRKRQRRGITLYEGRRLLRERNYYASMMVETGEADAFITGLSKDYGKSILPSLQVIGVDEGVKRVAGMYIIQHKKGPFFFADTTVNIDPTAEEMVDIIGLAARTVRFFDTEPRIAVLSYSNFGSNPGPLPDKARLATELAKKRYPDLLLDGEMQANTALNPELLREQYPFSELAEQGANTLIFPNVVSGNIAYKVLQEIGGAEVIGPVLMGMRKPVHILQLGASVREIVNMTAIAVVDAQTNRKPL from the coding sequence ATGCTCAAAATAAACAAACAGGAAGCCCTCGACTACCACTCCCAGAACCCGGCCGGCAAGATCGAAGTAGTGCCCACCAAGCCCGTCAGCACCCAGCTGGACCTGGCCCTGGCCTACTCGCCCGGCGTGGCCGAGCCCTGCAAAGCCATTGCCCTGAACAAGGACGACGTGTATAAGTACACGGCCAAGGGCAACCTGGTGGGCGTTATCAGCAACGGCACCGCCGTGCTGGGCCTGGGCAACATCGGTCCCGACGCCAGCAAGCCCGTGATGGAAGGCAAGGGCGTACTGTTCAAGAAATTCGCCGGCCTCGACTGCTTCGACATCGAAATTGACTGCACTGACCCCGAGGAGTTCGTGCGCATCGTCAAGTCCTTGGAGCCCACGTTCGGCGGCATCAACCTGGAAGACATCAAGGCCCCCGAGTGCTTCGTGATTGAAAAGGCCCTGCGCGAGCAGATGACCATTCCGCTAATGCACGACGACCAGCACGGCACGGCCATTATTTCGTCGGCCGCCCTGCTCAACGCCCTGGAAGTGGTGGGCAAGGACATCCGGGACATCAAGCTGGTGGTGAGCGGCGCGGGCGCGGCGGCCATCAGCTGCCTGCGCCTCTACCGGGAGCTGGGCCTGAACGTGCAAAACGTGACGGTGTTCGACAAGGACGGCGTGATCAACCAGCACCGCACCGATCTGGCCGAGCTGCAGATGCAGTTTGCCACTAGCAGCACCATCACGACCCTGGCCGAGGCCATGGAAGGCGCCGACGTGTTTCTGGGCCTCTCGGCGGCCAACGTGCTGCCCCCCGACCTGCTGCTGAAGATGGCCGACAACCCCATCGTGTTTGCCCTGGCCAACCCCGACCCGGAAATCGTGTACGAGCTGGCCCTGGCTACCCGGCCCGACATCATCATGGCCACCGGCCGCTCCGACCATCCCAACCAGGTCAATAACGTGCTGGGCTTCCCCTACATCTTCCGGGGGGCAATGGACGTGCGGGCCACCGAAATCAACGAGGCCATGAAGCTGGCCGCCGTGCAGGCCCTGGCCGAGCTGGCCAAGGAGCCCGTGCCCGACATGGTGAACAAGGCCTACGGCGACAACACCCTGACCTTCGGCCGCACCTACCTCATTCCCAAGCCCCTCGACCCGCGCCTGATTACGACCGTGAGCGTGGCCGTAGCCAAGGCTGGTATTGCCAGCGGCGTAGCCCGCCGCGAAATAACCGACTGGATGGCTTACGAGGATGAGCTGCGCAGCCGCCTGGGCGTCAATCAGAAGCTGATGAACCGCATTACCAGCGCGGCCAAGGCCAACCCCAAGCGCGTGGTCTTTGCCGAGGGCGACAACTACAAGATTCTCAAAGCGGCCCAAATCGTGTACGACGAGGGCATTGCCGTGCCGATTCTGCTGGGCAACCGCAAGAAAATCGACGCCATTGCCCGCGCCAACAGCCTCGACCTGGACGGCTGCCAGATCATCGACATCCTGGAGGAAGACGCCAAGCGCGACGAGTACGCCGCCCTGCTGTTCCGCAAGCGGCAGCGCCGGGGCATCACGCTCTACGAAGGCCGCCGCCTGCTGCGCGAGCGGAACTACTACGCCTCAATGATGGTGGAAACCGGGGAGGCCGACGCCTTTATTACCGGTCTGAGCAAGGACTACGGCAAAAGCATTCTGCCGTCGCTCCAGGTGATTGGGGTGGATGAGGGCGTGAAGCGCGTGGCCGGTATGTACATCATCCAGCACAAGAAAGGCCCGTTCTTCTTCGCCGATACCACCGTGAACATCGACCCCACGGCCGAGGAAATGGTGGACATCATCGGGCTGGCGGCCCGCACCGTGCGCTTCTTCGACACCGAGCCGCGCATTGCCGTGCTGAGCTACTCCAACTTCGGCTCCAACCCCGGCCCCCTGCCCGACAAGGCCCGCCTGGCCACCGAGCTAGCCAAGAAGCGCTACCCCGACCTGCTGCTCGACGGCGAAATGCAGGCCAACACGGCCCTGAACCCCGAGCTGCTGCGCGAGCAGTACCCCTTCTCGGAGCTGGCCGAGCAGGGCGCCAACACCCTGATTTTCCCCAACGTGGTATCGGGTAACATTGCCTACAAGGTGCTGCAGGAAATCGGGGGCGCGGAGGTAATCGGGCCGGTGCTGATGGGCATGCGCAAGCCGGTGCACATTCTGCAGCTGGGCGCTTCGGTGCGCGAAATCGTGAACATGACGGCCATTGCCGTGGTGGACGCACAAACCAACCGCAAGCCGCTGTAG
- a CDS encoding LysM peptidoglycan-binding domain-containing protein: MKKSLLRVAAPFLLLAFTARPSAAQVQPELNPDGTRTNDSTRVQLTVPLDSLVAEPTSAADSARLVWLQTPPELRDLVGDRVGCLDTDMPHVFNGTVMSFVNYFTLRNRGYTQRILERQNLYFPLFEKYLAKYHLPQDLKYLAVVESALLPTARSRVGAVGLWQFMGPTGRDMRLLQNEYIDERMNPEKSTEAACKYLRDLYRMFGDWELVLAAYNWGGGNVQRAMKRTGKKTFWDLYPQLPKETRNYVPTFTAAMYTLQHAKEHGLHNDSLRYLYPEATDTLLISGRSLDLRKLSAQFGLDSAALGRYNPEIRKTYLPETIQNYKLTVPACVRTEMAMLDRNTVLDFCKVVLPPPRPITPLVPALPAADSAAALAAAEKAAEQPRYRRVRHSVKRGESIADVAERYEVSQAQLRRWNKLARGKALVPKQQLVVFVPVEETPAVAARKAPVPARLPLPTDKPSKEAASPAVAAATTRPAKPAPVADDEDSTEAAAEPQKAVAAAPARPARSREREVAAEAKANSAAPADDDSLPTEYIVRRGDNLTRLARERGVTVAQLMAWNSLESEAVVPGQKLLLHTPTEAEAAAAIKAAARRVAATAARPTDVLPAPKVHLVQPGDTLYNISRRYQGVTVEQLRKLNHLKSDEVKPGQKLLVQG; the protein is encoded by the coding sequence ATGAAAAAGTCGTTGCTGCGCGTTGCCGCCCCTTTTCTGCTCCTGGCTTTTACGGCCCGCCCCAGTGCGGCGCAGGTACAACCCGAACTGAATCCGGACGGCACGCGCACCAACGACTCGACGCGCGTGCAGCTGACCGTGCCGCTCGACTCGCTGGTAGCCGAGCCCACGTCGGCGGCCGACTCGGCCCGCCTGGTGTGGCTGCAGACCCCGCCCGAGCTGCGCGACCTGGTCGGCGACCGGGTGGGCTGCCTGGATACCGACATGCCGCACGTATTCAACGGTACGGTGATGAGCTTCGTGAATTACTTCACCCTGCGCAACCGGGGCTACACCCAGCGGATTCTGGAGCGGCAAAACCTGTATTTCCCGCTGTTTGAGAAGTATCTGGCCAAATACCACCTGCCCCAGGATCTGAAGTATCTGGCGGTGGTAGAATCGGCGTTGCTGCCCACGGCCCGCTCCCGGGTGGGGGCCGTGGGCTTGTGGCAGTTTATGGGCCCCACGGGGCGCGACATGCGGCTGCTGCAAAACGAGTACATCGACGAGCGGATGAACCCGGAGAAGTCGACGGAGGCGGCCTGCAAGTACCTGCGCGACCTGTACCGCATGTTTGGCGACTGGGAGCTGGTGCTGGCGGCCTACAACTGGGGCGGCGGCAACGTGCAGCGGGCCATGAAGCGCACCGGTAAAAAGACCTTCTGGGACCTGTACCCGCAGCTGCCCAAGGAAACGCGCAACTACGTGCCCACCTTCACGGCGGCCATGTACACGCTGCAACACGCCAAAGAGCACGGTCTGCACAACGACTCCCTGCGTTACCTCTACCCGGAGGCAACCGATACGCTCCTGATTTCGGGCCGTAGCCTGGATCTGCGCAAGCTCTCGGCCCAGTTTGGCCTCGACTCGGCCGCGCTGGGTCGGTACAACCCGGAAATCCGCAAAACCTACCTGCCCGAAACCATCCAGAACTACAAGCTGACGGTGCCGGCCTGCGTGCGGACCGAAATGGCTATGCTGGACCGCAACACGGTGCTGGACTTCTGCAAAGTGGTGCTGCCGCCCCCCCGCCCCATCACGCCGCTGGTGCCCGCTTTGCCCGCTGCCGATTCGGCGGCGGCTTTGGCGGCCGCCGAAAAAGCGGCGGAGCAGCCCAGGTACCGCCGCGTCCGGCACTCAGTGAAGCGGGGCGAGAGTATTGCCGACGTGGCGGAGCGCTACGAGGTAAGTCAGGCGCAGCTGCGCCGCTGGAACAAGCTGGCCCGGGGCAAAGCCCTGGTGCCTAAGCAGCAGCTGGTGGTGTTTGTGCCGGTAGAAGAAACCCCGGCAGTAGCCGCGCGCAAAGCCCCGGTGCCGGCCAGGCTGCCCTTGCCGACGGATAAGCCCAGCAAGGAAGCCGCATCCCCGGCAGTGGCCGCCGCAACGACCAGGCCCGCCAAGCCAGCCCCCGTGGCTGACGACGAAGACTCAACCGAAGCCGCCGCCGAACCGCAGAAAGCGGTGGCCGCCGCGCCCGCGCGCCCGGCCCGCAGCCGGGAGCGGGAAGTGGCTGCCGAAGCCAAAGCCAACAGCGCAGCTCCTGCCGACGACGACAGCCTGCCCACCGAGTACATCGTGCGCCGCGGCGACAACCTGACCCGGCTGGCCCGGGAACGGGGCGTAACCGTCGCCCAGCTCATGGCCTGGAACAGCCTCGAATCGGAAGCCGTGGTGCCGGGGCAGAAGCTGCTGCTGCACACCCCGACCGAAGCCGAAGCGGCAGCGGCCATCAAAGCAGCTGCCCGCCGCGTTGCGGCTACTGCCGCGCGCCCGACCGACGTGCTGCCCGCGCCCAAAGTGCACCTGGTGCAGCCCGGCGACACGCTCTACAACATATCGCGCCGCTACCAGGGCGTCACGGTGGAGCAACTGCGCAAGCTCAACCACCTGAAGTCGGATGAGGTGAAGCCGGGGCAGAAGCTGCTGGTGCAGGGCTAA